The Globicephala melas chromosome X, mGloMel1.2, whole genome shotgun sequence genome contains the following window.
GAGCAATGTTTCAGGATTGCCTAATTCAGTGTTCATGGCAACTTTATAGACTGCAAATAACTATCATGATAATGAGAGTCTACTGTATATTCATTTGGTGGAACAgtgtacagcaatgaaaatgaacaagtgCCTGCCACATGCGACAACAGGGATGAATCTCAGTTACACAGTATCACACGGGAGAAgtcagaaacaacacaaatgattccatttacataaagaccaaaggatgcagcaaaaccaaCGTTGTTAGGAATATGAACCTATGTAGAGAATAactaaagaaaaggaagggaacgCTGAAGACAAAGGATAGAGGTTACTTCTGAGGAGGGTGAAGGGAAAGGAATTGGAGCTTCCATGCAAGGAACTTCTAAGGTTATGGTGACGTTTGAAAAAACACTGCTATAAAAGTTTACTGAGGGAATGAATGGCTCCCAAGTCTGTATCTCTCTCTAGCTTTGACCCCTCACTGGTGTTCCAGAACCAAATTTCTAAGTGCATTCCACCTGCATGTCCTATAAGAAACACAACCTTAATGTATCCAAAATCCCATCATTTCCCTCCCAATCTTTCTTTACTTCCTGTGTCCTTATGCTCCCCACCACAAAGTCACTCAAAACGGAAATGTTAGTCACCTTTGACTTCTGCTTCCTTGTGGTGGCCATAGAAACATGCCCCTCCGATCCACTGCAGGGAACATAGTAGATTGGCAAGTGCCAGCTGCCACTTCTCTGGCACCACCATTGTTTGTGCCAAGATCCCACATCCTCTGGGTAGCTCCCAGCCAGTGACTGAGCATGGCAGGGGCATACTGCTTCAGGACAGGGACTCCTCTAAATGGCAGCTGTAGGGTGGGGACTCCACATGAGCCTGAACAAACTAAACTAAACGGAACTAAAGTTTACTGTTAGAACGAAACTGCATCTGAGATTCTTCTTATCTGACCCTCCTTTCCCCCACGTCTCTCTTACAGACGTCAGACCCGCATCGCACCCTGAAGAAGAAGACTCATTCCTGCTCCTTCTCCTTTATCCTTCACATGCCATTCTCCCATCATGTTCGTTCATGTCCAATCATGCCTTGGTGTCCGTATTTTTGGAGGACCCAAACTAACAAAAGTGGTACCAGGAGTGGTCTGAGAAGTTAGCTATAAGATGGGGTTTATGGACCAGCTCACTCACTGCCCAAATGACAAAGAGCGTACCATTTTGAGTGTTATGTGGGGCATGGATAATCTCTAGCACAAGGTTACCTCCTGATTCCTTAAGGTTTTATCCATACGTACCTTGAAAAATATCCCAGTGGAGGGTCTTACTTGTGGCCTGTGAGATGATTCAGGCCTTTGAATGGTAGGGAGGGCACTATGTCTATAGGGAGGGCAGAGGCGGCTGTTCATCACTGTTATACTGGCGCCCTGCAAAGACATAATGAGAAACTAAGGGACATTACCAAACAGTTAAGGGCCAAGTGTAAGATTCATGGGGTTTTCTTGGTGGCTTACAAAATGCCCTTGCCTCCTGCAGAGACAGCTGAGTAGCTCACAGATTATGCGATAACAGTAAGTGCAGAACTCCAGAGATGTATACATCCTTGACAAACACAGGCCTGTTATGGGAAGGTCAGGGCCCTTTTTGGAAAAACTTCAGACTCTGAAATGTAGGCCGGGTATATTGGCATGGATGTCTCCAAACGTTGGCTTATCAGATCCAAACGTCCTGAGGCCTCAAAGCTTGCAGGGTGGCCCTTCCTTCCCTAGCAAGAGCTAACACATGCCCTGTGCTGGTAGATGCTACAGAGTCTGCTCCCCCACAAAGTGACAGACGCCTCTCCCAGGGAAACCCTCATGTCTTCTCCATAAACTCACTGGGATATGCCGAGCCTGataaggggaaaaagaaattatacaccAAGAAATAACAAGCCTGTACTGGCAGGAGCAGGGCAATATCCCTGGGATTGGATTTTGAGGGTGCTGGATCAAGTGGACAGGAATATAAGAGTGGATAAGCAAGTTTTACTGAGCGGAGGCGCTTTCTCATGCCATGGGATTTAACACACGGGCAAGGACTCCAGGAGGTGGAGGAAATTCACTGCCAGACTGGCCCTTTGAAACTTTGAGAAAGTGATGGCCCATAAGGAGAGAAGTGGAAATGCCTGCCTTGGATTGGCagatggcagaggaaggaacaaaaagGTTGAGTGATGCAGACATGCTAGAACGGACAGAAAAGGTGAGGCCAGTCACATGGCCTCATGGTTATGTCCCACTGTAGGGCTGAGAGGACACATCCCACTGTAGGACACATGTCCCACTGTAGGGCTGAGAGGACACATCACTCACCAAAGCCATCAGGAGTGTTCTGGTGAGAGGGGCCACAGCATCACTAGAAGTTTGGTGGTTGCTCCCCTCTGGAGGCCAATGCCAATGATGGAAGGAAAGTGGTCCCGACCTGGGCTCATTACCACCCATGGGAGCCAACGAATTCTGACATAATAGAGGGCAGAGGGCATCTCTTAACCAAGAGATGCCAGCAGACCACATTTCCAGTAACGACCAGCAAGGTCAGAGGGGCAGTCAAGAGTGCCTGCTTGACCGGCAGAAAGCTGAGAAGATGGCTCAGACAGCATGGCTCCCTAGGGGCAACGACAGCCAGCAAAAGGCAAGAATGCAAGAGAAGGAGGGCCATCATCCCGCTAAAAAGCCACAGTCTCCTGCTCAGTTCCTGGTCCTCAGCCAATTCAGAGACTGGCCCCACTGAAGAGGTGGATGAGTCCTGAGGAGGAAGGATCCAGAAACAAGGCAGTGGGTTATGACCGTCCCTAAAGAGAATGACTGCCAGTTCTCAGGTGACTGTACCCGGAGGCTAGAAAAAGACCCAGACACTTCTACTACTACCGGACACAGGATCTGAGCTGACATTGATCCAGGAGGCCCAAAGTGTCATGATGGGGCCCCATTAGAATGGGGCTTATGAGGCCCTGACATTAAAAGGAGTTGGGAATAGAGACCGGTTCACAGTGAGCTGAATGGGTCCCTGGACCAAAATAGCGGTCATTTCTCCAGTCCCCAAGCTGATAATGATAAGTGATACACTGGCAGTTGGAGCAATGACTTCCACATTGGGTCACTGCTCTGTGGGGTAAGAGCTATCCCGGTGGGGAAAGCCAAGAGGAACCTCTGACACTGGCTCCCACCCCAGGCCAAGAGAGTAAGTCAAAAGCAGTATTGGATCCTGGTGAGCATAGGGGGCTAAAGCAGAGATTAGTGACATCATTGGAGACGTATGGGATGCAGGGGAAGAGGAGGTAGGAGAGCCACAGGGACGAAGAGAGTGGAGAAGGTGAGAAGAAGTTCTGGGAGTCTctctctgggggagggaggaagggaatggaAATGGTGAGAGGGAAGACGGAGGCTTCCACTGAATCCACTGGTAATGTTTCCTAGGGTGCTGGTGGATGCAGGAGATTTTGCTATATCCTTCCTTATCcattttaacatatttgaaataGCACACCACGACTTAAAAAGTCACTGGGAGAAGTGGAAGAGGGCGGTATCCACAAACGGGCAGGCACCATCGGGGGCAGGCTCGAGGAGGAGGATTGCAGATTTACAGTGCACCCAATCTCCCCTGCTCTGAAACTTCTCCAGCACGGCCAGCTTCTCAGGTGCAGACCCAGAAAACTGGGCCTTTGAGTTCCACAGGCAAGAGGGGTTCAGACACCCCAGGACTCTCCAGGAGGTCAGCCAGAGCAGGTTGCAGGAGAGAGAGGTGACTGAAGACAGAGGAGTATGAACGGGAAGGAGCAGAAGGAAGGTATGGGAGGAATGGAGCGGTGTCAGAGTAGGAGTGGGGTGGCAGACACGGGAAATTCTAACACCCATGGGCCGTATAGAAACCAAGGGAGGCACCACTCCCCAGACATCAGTACTGCTCAGCTCAGGGGAGCTGAGAACTGACAGTTCCAAGAAAAATTGAGAGACACCTGGCTATCCACACCCACCGCCATCACAACTGGTAGGCCTTGGTTGTGCGTCcttcaaaactttaaaacatacttGTACATATACTTAAATGAATTCTCATATATTACATAGGATTCactggtgtgtgtgcgtgtgcccaCGCACGCAAGTGATTTAACTTACAAATGTGAATCCAAAGCCATCGTTCTGCAACTTGCAGTTGGAAGTCAGGCGGATGCTTTCGAAAGCTGTGAGAATGGCCTGATGCATTCCGTTGGACTGCCACGCTTTATGCTACTGGATGCTAAGCCACGTTGCATTCATCCATTTCCTTACTGACGGGAATTTGGAGTGTTCCCAGTTTTTCCCATCACCAACTCCCTTGTGCATGTGTTCTTGTACACTACAGGTACCAGCGTGTCTCCGGAAGAAGTACCAGGCAGCGGACTTGCAGGAGCATAGAGGAAATagattccttcttccttccttttacagATCTTGGGCTAAAAGcaaggactctggagtcagattgATTGGTTTCAATCCTGCCGCTGATCCCCACGAGCCGAATGACCTTGGGCCAGTGGCCGAACCTCTcagtgcctgtttcctcaccgGGAAGAGGCCAGTAATAGTTGGTACTATAGTTAAAGGCGTGTCACGCGGATGCATTATTATTTATGCCCAGCGCTTAGAagagtgccaggcacagagtcCGTGCCGGCACTAAGTTGCTTTCAATGGATTCTGCCAAATGCGTCTCTTGCACCACCGCCACAGGGGTTTGCTCCTAACCTCTCCCACCCTCGGAATGGTTAAGCTCTTTGAAGGTTGTCAACCTAGTGTGTGAAACCCGATTCGTGGTTTTAGTTCACATCTCCAGGATCAGCGGTGGGGAGCACCTTTTGGGGTGTAACTGGCCACTGCGATTTCCTCTTCTTTGAATTTGCCTCAGAGAGGGGGAAGGACTGATGGAGCGAGCCCAACCCCAAGTCTATCTGCCACACCCGCCTGCCAGGAACGTCTGCTGAGCCACATTTGATGGAGCAGTTGAGACAGAGACCTTACAGAACGAAAATACGATCCCTTTGCTCTCTGGCCGACCCCTGATCACTGACTGCGGGACTCCTGTGCCCATTCTCCTGCTGGGTCTTAAGGCTTGCGGTGGAAGGGAGGCTGGCAAATGCTTTCGGCGCGTGCTAGGCATCCAGCGCCTCCATCTTGACGTTTCATCCTCACCACCCCTGGAGCCCGGCGCCCTCACTCCCCGACGCCCTCGACCCCCTGTATACatgggaaacggaggctcagagctgTGACTCTACCCAGAAAGGGGAGGCGGGACAGGAGGAGGCGGGCCCAGAGGCTTGACAGAGGGAGGCACTCCCACCAACCCCTTCACCAGCCAACTGCCCGGAACGCCCAGGGACTTGCTAGCAAACCAGAGACCCTCGACCCCATTGGTTAGGTCTCCACGGGGTCGGGAGAACAAGGCGCCCGCTGGTTGGCGGGGGCCGGACCAATGAGGAGGCCGCGGCGCGGGAGTGTGAGGAGCGCTGAAAGTGGCGCGTCCTTTCTTTTGAGGCGAGCTCGTGCGGCGCGTGAGGTGGCTGACGCTCCCTTCTGAGCGCCGGCCGCCTAGCCCGCTGTGACCGCGACCGCGACCCAGGCCATCGACCGTCGCCCCGGTTCCGGGGCCGCCCGGGTCGCGACATGAGCTCCCCGAATAAGATGTCTGTGTGGGGAAGGCTTTTCCGCCCAAAGGGCAGGGAGCGGGCCGGCGTCCGCGAGGCCGGCCCCGCAGTCCAACGGGGACCCGCCCCAGGCCCCGAGACTGGGGAGCCGCGGAGCGGCGAGGGCGCAGGCGGCTTCCCAAACCCCGAGGGCTTCCAGTTGAAACGGGAGATGGTGGAAGCTCGAGGGCCCGTGCTGTGGGGCCGCGAAGGCCGACCTGGCTCCTCTGCTTACCACAAGAGGGATCTCCTGGACCTGATCGAGGAGTCTGAGGAGGCCAACCTGCAGCAGCTGACCGACCAGGACGTGCTGGGCGTCCGCAGGTACCCGACCCCGGAGAGCTCCACTGCCTTCAAAGAGTCCACCATGTGGACACTGCGCCTCGAGGCGGGTCCCGGCGGTCGAGGAGCGCCCGGCCAGAGCTGTGGGGAGGGGCCGACGGCTCCAGCCGGCCCTCTCCACCTCGGTAGGCCTGAAGCGGGCCGGGCCTTGGGGAACCCTAAGAGAGGCACTAACCGTAAGTTGAACGTGGCTGCGGATCGCCAGCGGCGCTCCGCGGAAGGCCTGGCCTGGCTGCTGTCCGACTCCGAGTCCTCAGATGAATTCAGTGAGACACAGCTGATGACGGTGAGCACTTACCCCAGAGGAGGAGGCCAGGCCAAGCCCAGCAGACCCGAGGATCCCGGGGACACTCCCAGACACTCGAAGTTCCAAATCAGGGAGAATTTCCTTCACGTGACAGGCTCTTCCCTGTCCTTGGCTCCACGAGGACTCTCTTCGGTTGTGGAAAGGCAGGGCGTGGGAAAGCAGGGCATCTCTTCCCCTAAGAAAATGCAGAGTGTGCTGTGGGGCAAGGGGGGCAGCAAGCCCAGCTACCcgggagctgctgctgctgctgctgcttctgtttcTGCTGCTGCTCCAGGTGGCCTGCCGCAGGTCACTCCTAGGAAGAACGGAGCCCAGGAGAAGAAATCCGTCGGGGGAACATCCAAACTTGCCCTGGGGGGAACCTTCCGTTCCCGGGGGCAGCGAATCTCGGCAACTCCCGTGGAAGCGGCCACCTTCCCCCCATTCTCTGGTATTCCGCTGCCTGGGAGACCCAAGAGTTATACCTTGGTCCTTTCGGGAACCAAACAGTCCAAGCACAGCGGCGCTGGGAAGAAATCCGTGGTCAGGTGGGCAAGGGAGTCTGAGGCGGTGGCGGGAGAAGATAAGGACCCAAATAGAGACCCAGCCCCAAAGGGCCAAGTGAGTAGGCCatgctcctcctctctccccactcttcCCCCCCCACAGCACCCAGGGCACACGTCTTCACCCATGCTGCCTCTGTCCACCCCTCAGAGGTCAGCATTGGGTGCCCCTCGGTCACTGGGTCATTACGATGCCAGATCGGGCTCCTTTTCCTAGGGACAAACATTAAGGTAGCACTTCGGGTGTCCTGGGCCCAGTTCTCCACCCTTGGCCTCTTTCCAGCCTCCTCTGAGAGACTTGGGCTGGGATGGAAGGGAGGGCTGGTAGCTGAATTGGGTCGGGGGATCCCTTAAAAGCTTCCTCGGAAAGCCTCAGTATTTAGACTCACCAGCTTCCTGAATCCTCCTTCCTAGCTGTTCCCCAGACCTTCcttgcagggggcctgggctttCTCAGTGTCCCACTGTTGTGCCTAGATCAGCTCTGCCTGCTGGCCTGGGGCTGACTGAGGGAGAAAGTGCTAATGAGATCAGCCTTTCAATTCCCTTCCCAATTCCCTGCCTCACCCTGGCCCGAATCacacaactctctctctctctctctctctctctctctctctctctctctctctctctctctctctcacacacacacacacacacacacacacacacacacacacacacacacacacacacacacacacacacacacttccttagTCCAAATCGGTGAGAAATTTTTGTTTCAGCTACTCACTCACAGGCCAGGGACATCTTGTCTGCGCATGCATCGTAGAAAAGCCAGCAGTGGCGACGTCAACACCAGAGGCCCCCAAGATCCAGGAAACTCAGAACCCTTGGCCCTGAACCAGGGAGAAGTCATGCCCAGGGGGCTTGCCCCCTCAGGTGAGTGTCGTGGGTTTAAtatgaggggaaggaagaggggttGAGGACAGaaacctctgcctctgtctctgctgCGGGCACAGCCTTGCTCCCAGGCAGCTTCTCCCACAGGAGACGGGGTGCTGGCAGGGCTGGCCTTGAGCCACATCATCCTCTGTGTGGGGTTTGTGTGGCCGGGGTGATCGGTGGCAGTGCTCCGGGTGTAGACTTGCAAGGGAACAGCCTTTTCTGTTAAGTCCTGTTCGGCCACATTTCTCTCCCACGTGCTGGCTGTGGCTGCAGCTCTGGGAGGGTCGAATCCAGAGCCACATTGTTTGGGGACCACAATGGCGAAATGGCTGCCCCGGGGAACAGGGGAGGCAGGCCCAGAGACAAGGTTCCGGCTGCTGGGCAGAGCAGGGGCGGCTGGTTGCCAGCAGAGGATGGTGCTGCCTCACCTCACTTTAGAGCCCGCTTGGCCCTTTCCACCTCACTGGGAGCCTGGGAAGCTGGATTGTGTGTCCTTTCCCTCTCAGGTGACCAGGGGCCACTTGACCATCCCCCAAGACCGGAAACGCAGCAGCAGCCACTGGGAACGCCCTGCTGTCCTTGGGTAATGCTTCCTCTGCATCCTGGAAATGCAGGCCCAAACTCGAGGGTGGGATCTGGGTCCAAGTTCAGCTGACATGTGTgggctccccctcccctgcccccatcacGTACCCCACGGAGGGAGCCCACCTCCTTTCCACTGAGGAGCCCTTGCCAGTCTGACCACCCGGCTTTGGGGTGGAGGGCCcgggggagaggagaaggtggaggggagaggagaaggtggaggagagaggaggccagagtATACTAatcatttctcttcctcctctgtctgCTGGCCTAGTGTCTCGAGCTAAAGAGAGAAGTAGACGAACTTAAGGAGCAACTTGGTATGAGGAACCAGGGCCGGAGAGCGGTGTCTTAGTGAAGAACCCGGGTGggcacctggggtgggggtgggctgcaGGTGCGGTGGGCCTGGCAGGGACGATCATCCCTGTGGGGAGGAGAACCTCTCAGGCCTGGCCCTGGAGCTGGCTGTGCATGTACAACTGGGCGTGTGTACAAATAGCAAAGTACTGTCTGGACTGCATGCACACTTTGACAACCAGACCAGTCCTAGGGAATGTCCTTCTGATAGGACTTTTAGAGATGCCTCGTTGATTTTTCCCTTGAACTGCTGCTTGGTGTGGCTTCTAAGGTTCTtgttggattgtttgtttgtgtgtgtgacaagTTCTGAGTGGTTGTGGCACGGCCCACAGCATGAGAGCTGCTGGCACATTTTGTTTCCCTTTAGGAACCGGTTCCACATTCAGTTTGGGTGGTGGGGAGTGATCAGGCCCAGAGCTCTTTGCATCGGGTCTGGAGGGGTTTCAGGTATCAGGGCTAGGCGGTTCCTCACGGGGATAGGGGAACGGGCTTCTGTATCCCTCTGTCTGGAGTGCCTGCTAATGCCTGTCCCTGCTGAAGCCGCCATGCAGTACCTGGCTGGCAAgttgcagaccctttgaagtgaGTGTTACACACACCGTACCCCTTCCCACAGTCCTGGCTGttgagcagggctgggggctggccctGGCTTCAGGCTCTTCCCTGACTCTGCTGTTTCACAGGTTGAGCCCAGCGTCTTCCTGCAAGAGGAGCAGCTGGTACCTTTGGGGCCCTGGAGCTGTGGCCACGCTCATTCCCTCCTGTTCTGCCTCAGCTAGGGCTTCCTCTCCCCCGTGTtttgcccccgccccgccccagttTCACAGCAGTTTCCAATTAAAGTAC
Protein-coding sequences here:
- the LOC132594464 gene encoding uncharacterized protein CXorf49 homolog, which produces MNGKEQKEARCDRDRDPGHRPSPRFRGRPGRDMSSPNKMSVWGRLFRPKGRERAGVREAGPAVQRGPAPGPETGEPRSGEGAGGFPNPEGFQLKREMVEARGPVLWGREGRPGSSAYHKRDLLDLIEESEEANLQQLTDQDVLGVRRYPTPESSTAFKESTMWTLRLEAGPGGRGAPGQSCGEGPTAPAGPLHLGRPEAGRALGNPKRGTNRKLNVAADRQRRSAEGLAWLLSDSESSDEFSETQLMTVSTYPRGGGQAKPSRPEDPGDTPRHSKFQIRENFLHVTGSSLSLAPRGLSSVVERQGVGKQGISSPKKMQSVLWGKGGSKPSYPGAAAAAAASVSAAAPGGLPQVTPRKNGAQEKKSVGGTSKLALGGTFRSRGQRISATPVEAATFPPFSGIPLPGRPKSYTLVLSGTKQSKHSGAGKKSVVRWARESEAVAGEDKDPNRDPAPKGQLLTHRPGTSCLRMHRRKASSGDVNTRGPQDPGNSEPLALNQGEVMPRGLAPSGDQGPLDHPPRPETQQQPLGTPCCPWVEPSVFLQEEQLVPLGPWSCGHAHSLLFCLS